CCGGCACGCGTGCGCTCAGGCAGCTGGTGGACCGAAGCCGCCCTGCGACCGGACGCATCCAGATTCTTCCGGCTGATTGCGAAGTACGGATCTGGTGGTCCGCCGACTCGGACTCGGGTCAGGGCGGGTTCGTGCTGCCCGCAGATCTAGTCGGCCAGATCGCCGAGCTCGGCGTCGACTTGTATGGCACGGTTTATCTCGAGGACGACGAGCCCGCCGAACAACGCGAGTAGGTGAGGCGGGGAGCGACCGGCTTTCGGAAAAGAGGTGGGGTGGAGCCGCGGCGCGGCACTACGCCATGATTGGTCCGGCGCGTTCTGATGAGCGTTGACGCATCTGCCGTAGGTGACTCGGCCCGACTGGATGAGGACCGACGTGGACGTTCTGCAAGCCCAGGCCGACGTGAGGCGTATCTACCGTGGCGGCTTCTCCGGGCCGCTCGTCTCCGCGATCATCTGGGCCGTCGCGGCTGCGGTCTTCTTCTGGGTTTCACCTGCCGCCGGCATGGCTGTGCTGTTCTTCGGTGGCATGTTGATCTTCCCGTTGGCAGCGCTCGTCCTGAAGTTCATGGGTGGCCCCGTTGCGCTCCCGAAGGGTCATCCCTCTGCCGCTTTGGCGATGCAATCCGCCTTCACCGTGCCGCTCGGACTCCTCGTTGCGATCGTGCTCGGCAAGTACGAGCCTCTTCTCTTCTTCCCGGCATCGCTCATCATCGTCGGCGCGCATTACCTCGTGTTCATCTCGCTCTACGGCATGAGGCTGTTCGCAGTTCTTGCAGGTGTGCTCGTTGCGCTCGGCGCGATCACCCTGTTCTTGCTGCCCAACCTCGGCGCAGTCAGCGGGTGGATCGGCGCCGGCATCTTCCTCGTCTTCGCCGTGTTGCTGTTTCGGGCTAGGGACATCGCTCACTAGCCCCGCCCGCAGGCGGATCGCCATCCGGTCCTTAGGGGGCTGAGTCATTCGATCACGATCTCGACGGGCATGTTGCCCTGGGTCGCGTTCGAATAGGGGCAGACCTGATGCGTTGCGTCGATCAGCGCTCGGGCGGAACCTTCCGCAATGTGCTCGGGCAACTCGACCCGAAGGACAGTTGCAAGTGCGAAGCCCGAGCCGCCCACCCTTGGAACCAGGCTCACTTCCGCGGTGACTGCCACGTCGCGGGCGTCGATCGCCATGCGCTTCGCCACTATCCCGAGCGACGTCGAGAAGCAGGCTGCGTACCCCGCAGCGAACAGCTGTTCTGGATTCGTTCCCTCACCAGTTCCG
The sequence above is a segment of the Agromyces hippuratus genome. Coding sequences within it:
- a CDS encoding DUF7010 family protein; translation: MDVLQAQADVRRIYRGGFSGPLVSAIIWAVAAAVFFWVSPAAGMAVLFFGGMLIFPLAALVLKFMGGPVALPKGHPSAALAMQSAFTVPLGLLVAIVLGKYEPLLFFPASLIIVGAHYLVFISLYGMRLFAVLAGVLVALGAITLFLLPNLGAVSGWIGAGIFLVFAVLLFRARDIAH
- a CDS encoding organic hydroperoxide resistance protein yields the protein MNAIYTAVATSSGRDSRAVTSDGRLDVMLAMPNEMGGTGEGTNPEQLFAAGYAACFSTSLGIVAKRMAIDARDVAVTAEVSLVPRVGGSGFALATVLRVELPEHIAEGSARALIDATHQVCPYSNATQGNMPVEIVIE
- a CDS encoding DUF4279 domain-containing protein; amino-acid sequence: MTSTETEPEAVSQLLAMEPSEVRRKGTALRSGRIHDHHVWSIDVGTLANTDDDQTGTRALRQLVDRSRPATGRIQILPADCEVRIWWSADSDSGQGGFVLPADLVGQIAELGVDLYGTVYLEDDEPAEQRE